From the Kitasatospora atroaurantiaca genome, the window TCTACGAGGCCCGGGACTCCTCCCAGCAGCAGATCGGCCTGCTCAGCCAACTGGCCATCAGCCTCGGCTGGGAGCACCCGCCGAACTGGATCCTCTCCCAGCCGCTCAACAACTTCCTGCTGATGGCGGTCATGGTCTGGGTGCAGACCGGCTTCGCCATGGTGGTGCTGTCGGCGGCCATCAAGGCGATCCCCGACGAGGTGACCGAGGCGGCCAGGCTGGACGGGGCGCGCGGGCTGCAGCTCTTCTGGTACGTGACGGTGCCGATGATCCGGACCACGCTGGTGGTGGTGCTGACCACCGTCATGATCACCACGCTGAAGGCCTTCGACATCGTCCGCACCATGACGGGCGGCAACTTCGGCACCCAGGTGCTGGCCAACGAGATGTACTCGCAGTCCTTCGTGCAGTTCAACGTCGGGCGGGGCAGCGCGCTCGCCGTGATCCTCTTCCTCGCCGTGCTGCCGCTGGTGGCCTACAACATCGTCCAGCTGCGCAAGGAGCGTGAGACCCGATGAGCGAGGCCGTGCAGCCCGTGCCCCTGACGGCGGCCAAGGCGGTCCGGAAGTCCTTCAGCGCCCCTCTCGCCTCGGTGTTCGTGATCGCGGTGACGGTGCTCTGGACGATCCCCACCTTCGGCCTGCTGGCGACCTCTCTGCGGCCCAAGCAGGACGTGGCGAGCAGCGGCTGGTGGGAGGTCTTCGTCCACCCCGACCTGATCCTCTCCAACTACCACGCGGTGCTGTTCGAGGGAGGCTTCGGCAACAGCGCCGGGATGATGCCCTTCCTGGTCAACTCGCTGGCGATCAGCACCCCGGCCACGATCTTCCCGCTGGTGCTGGCCGCAATGGCCGCGTACGCGCTGGCCTGGGTCCGGTTCAGGGGCAGCGACACGGTCTTCTTCATCATCTTCGCGCTGCAGGTGGTGCCGCTGCAGATGGCGCTGATCCCGCTGCTGCAGCTGTTCTCCGGCGGCGCGCACCTGGGCGGGCTGACCATCGTCCCGGCCTTCGACCTGAGCGGGACGTACGCGCCGGTCTGGCTGGCGCACACCATG encodes:
- a CDS encoding carbohydrate ABC transporter permease gives rise to the protein MPTALLADSAWTDATIKLGNSFGAIAGFLGILLVVFFAAGRASGRLSRPLAIGIFLGPAVLLLIVGLVAPLVRTVYLSFYNDDSTRFLGGKNYGWALTTDSIHTVLLNTLLWLVIAPLAATGLGLVLALLVERMRRQALYKSLIFMPMAVSLVGASIIWKFVYEARDSSQQQIGLLSQLAISLGWEHPPNWILSQPLNNFLLMAVMVWVQTGFAMVVLSAAIKAIPDEVTEAARLDGARGLQLFWYVTVPMIRTTLVVVLTTVMITTLKAFDIVRTMTGGNFGTQVLANEMYSQSFVQFNVGRGSALAVILFLAVLPLVAYNIVQLRKERETR
- a CDS encoding carbohydrate ABC transporter permease encodes the protein MSEAVQPVPLTAAKAVRKSFSAPLASVFVIAVTVLWTIPTFGLLATSLRPKQDVASSGWWEVFVHPDLILSNYHAVLFEGGFGNSAGMMPFLVNSLAISTPATIFPLVLAAMAAYALAWVRFRGSDTVFFIIFALQVVPLQMALIPLLQLFSGGAHLGGLTIVPAFDLSGTYAPVWLAHTMFALPLAIFLLHNFISQLPRDLMEAAVVDGASHFKIFRSIVLPLCTPALASFAIFEFLWVWNDLLVALTFAGGTAEVAPMTVRLAQLSGSFGGRWELLTAGAFLSLIVPLIVFFSLQRYFVRGLLAGSVKG